The Oscarella lobularis chromosome 12, ooOscLobu1.1, whole genome shotgun sequence genome window below encodes:
- the LOC136194073 gene encoding ribosome biogenesis protein BMS1 homolog: protein MDDESSRKKHRPRQSGVKADKKRKRKLDGDSKQRNPKAFAIQSANKAARIVRRNLDRATKKEHIPYVNRAPDEPPPIVVAVVGPPKVGKTTLIRGLVRHYSKQAVTSIEGPVTLVSGKKKRITFVECPNDVSAMIDVAKVADLVLLLVDAGFGFEMEVFEFLNICQVHGFPRIMGVLTHLDSFKNMTVMRRAKKQLKHRFWTEVYQGAKLFYFSGTIRESYPKTELQNLGRFISVMKFRQLQWRSTHPFILVDRVEDVSEPEELRLNPKLDRRVCLYGYVRGTHLKENSNVHIPGCGDFVLRDVSVLNDPCALPSQEKKRSLNEKERLVYAPMSGLGGVVYDKDAVYIEVKKDHAKPAPNEFITSMMDTEHPLDEKMDASEMTLVKGGVSLPSATFENHKDEEEVEEERVNEEVVEFNDGRIRHRAIFKSENDDIDSSNDDVSDDDVENAESESDSEEAEESLVKWKSELASRAAERYVRGKTTLRNMQRHVYGRDFNESEEGEGDRYEEVGGMLVTKKRFINPIDKRDESHVCDATSHDWANEDLVRQLKEVCFVTGKWSSEEDAATRLAEDDEDVYGNFEDLETGETHEDTETAENGKTKRIAKKKKLKEKFDAEYDEGVDTTFYEDLKQSFDAQAQLNRTAFVGMDDDTRYQLEGYRPGLYVRVEISRMPCEFVTNFNPLYPVIIGGLLSGENRIGYVQARFKKHRWHKKILKTRDPLIVSMGWRRFQTLALYSIQDHNGRDRLVKYTPEHAHCIATFYGPISPQGTGVLSIQGIASNTPDFRISGTGVVLSQDKSINIVKKLKLIGTPYKIFKNTAFIKGMFKSALEVAKFEGASIRTVSNIRGQLKKGLRTPEGAFRATFEDKILLSDIVFLRTWFTVDLPRYYNPVTTLLLEGAKQDWTGMKTVGQMRWERGLKAPHESDSSYTSIRREPKVFKPFKVPASLQKQLPFKTKPKDWIEQSKKTSVLHKRAVVREPREKEISSLIHRIHVAYKEKIQKKRQVTKRKRLLHQKQMKEQETKRTAKVKEVRKIYYRMLGKAKNKSSQRK, encoded by the exons AtggacgacgaatcgtcgcgaaagAAGCATCGCCCGCGTCAATCCGGCGTCAAAGCGGACAAGAAGCGCAAGCGAAAgctcgacggcgattcgaaGCAGCGAAATCCGAAGGCGTTCGCTATACAATCGGCGAACAAAGCGGCGCGAATCGTTCGACGCAATCtcgatcgcgcgacgaagaaggagcACATTCCGTACGTGAATCGAGCGCCGGACGAACCGCCtccgatcgtcgtcgccgtcgtggGACCTCCGAAAGTCGGAAAAACGACTCTTATACGGGGTCTCGTACGACATTACAGCAAACAAGCCGTAACGTCAATCGAAGGCCCTGTGACGCTCGTATcgggaaagaaaaagcgaattACGTTCGTGGAATGtcccaatgacgtcagcgcgATGATCGACGTAGCAAAAGTCGCAGATCTg GTTTTGTTGCTGGTTGATGCTGGCTTTGGGTTCGAGATGGaagtttttgaatttttgaatatttgTCAAGTGCACGGCTTCCCGCGCATCATGGGCGTTCTCACGCATCTCGACTCGTTTAAGAATATGACGGTGATGCGACGAGCAAAGAAACAGCTCAAACATCGCTTCTGGACTGAAGTCTATCAG GGAGCCAAGCTGTTTTATTTCTCTGGCACTATACGGGAATCGTATCCCAAAACGGAACTACAGAATTTAGGCAGATTCATTTCCGTAATGAAATTTCGTCAGCTTCAATGGAGATCAACACATCCATTTATATTAGTCGACAG AGTTGAAGACGTTTCTGAACCGGAAGAACTTCGTCTGAACCCCAAATTGGATCGACGCGTCTGTCTCTATGGTTACGTGCGTGGCACTCATCTCAAAGAGAATTCCAACGTTCACATTCCAG GATGCGGTGACTTTGTtcttcgtgacgtcagcgttCTGAATGACCCCTGCGCACTTCCCAgtcaagaaaagaaacggtcGTTGAACGAAAAGGAACGACTTGTTTATGCGCCAATGTCTGGTTTAGGAGGCGTGGTCTATGACAAG GATGCTGTATATATTGAAGTGAAGAAAGACCAC GCGAAACCGGCTCCCAATGAATTTATTACGTCGATGATGGACACTGAGCACCCGTTGGATGAAAAAATGGACGCCAGTGAAATGACTCTAGTCAAA GGTGGCGTTTCCTTGCCTTCAGCTACATTTGAGAATCATaaagacgaggaagaagtaGAGGAAGAACGAGTGAACGAAGAGGTGGTTGAATTCAACGACGGAAGAATCAGACACAGAGCCATTTTCAAATCAGAAAACGATGACATAGATAGTAgtaacgatgacgtcagtgacgatgacgtagagAACGCGGAGTCAGAGTCAGATAGTGAAGAGGCAGAAGAAA GTTTGGTGAAGTGGAAGAGCGAGTTGGCGTCGCGAGCCGCTGAACGATACGTGAGAGGTAAAACCACGCTTAGAAATATGCAGAGACACGTGTACGGGCGAG ATTTTAATGAGAGTGAAGAAGGGGAGGGGGATCGTTATGAGGAAGTGGGTGGGATGCTTGTGACTAAGAAGCGATTTATTAATCCTATTGACAAAAGAGACGAATCGCACGTGTGCGACGCAACGTCACATGACTGGGCAAACGAAGAC CTCGTACGTCAATTAAAAGAGGTTTGTTTCGTAACCGGAAAATGGTCGTCGGAAGaagacgcggcgacgagactagcagaagacgacgaag ATGTGTACGGGAATTTTGAAGACTTGGAAACGGGTGAAACCCACGAAGACACGGAGACGGCGGAGAATgggaagacgaaacgaatagctaagaagaaaaaattgaaggagaaattcgacgccga ATATGATGAAGGGGTTGATACGACGTTCTATGAAGATCTGAAGCAATCTTTCGACGCCCAAGCTCAA cttAATCGAACCGCTTTCGTTGGCATGGACGACGATACGAGATATCAACTAGAAGGCTATCGTCCGGGCCTCTACGTCCGCGTCGAA ATTTCCCGTATGCCTTGTGAATTCGTAACGAATTTTAATCCGTTGTATCCCGTCATTATTGGGGGTCTTTTGAGCGGCGAAAATCGCATCGGATACGTtcag GCTCGGTTTAAAAAGCATCGTTGGCACAAGAAGATTCTCAAGACACGTGATCCGCTCATCGTCTCCATGGGCTGGCGTCGATTTCAGACTCTCGCTCTCTATTCCATACAAGATCACAACGGacgcgatcgtctcgtcaaaTACACGCCCGAGCATGCGCACTGCATAGCCACTTTCTACG GACCTATTAGTCCTCAAGGAACGGGTGTATTGTCTATTCAAGGAATAGCTAGCAATACT ccgGATTTTCGTATTTCCGGCACGGGCGTCGTTCTGAGTCAGGACAAGTCGATTAACATTGTTAAGAAACTGAAACTAATCGGGACTCCTtataaaatatttaaaaaCACCGCCTTCATCAAA GGAATGTTTAAATCGGCGTTAGAAGTAGCGAAATTCGAGGGAGCAAGCATTCGAACAGTGAGCAACATACGTGGCCAATTAAAAAAGGGACTTAGA ACTCCTGAAGGAGCGTTTAGGGCAACGTTTGAAGACAAAATTCTTCTATCAG ATATTGTTTTCTTACGCACGTGGTTTACCGTCGACTTGCCGCGCTATTACAATCCCGTGACGACTCTGTTGCTCGAGGGAGCGAAGCAGGATTGGACGGGCATGAAAACGGTGGGGCAAATGCGTTGGGAACGCGGCTTGAAAGCGCCTCACGAATCCGACTCATCGTACACG tctaTTCGGAGAGAGCCCAAGGTGTTCAAACCGTTCAAAGTGCCTGCGTCCTTGCAGAAGCAACTTCCCTTCAAAACGAAGCCCAAGGATTGGATAGaacaaagtaagaaaacaTCTGTATTGCACAAGAGAGCTGTCGTGCGAGAACCGCGCGAAAAAGAG atcTCGTCGCTGATACATCGTATACATGTCGCTTATaaggagaaaattcagaagaaaaggcaagtgacgaagagaaaacgacttCTCCATCAGAAACAGATGAAGGAGCaggagacgaaacgaacggCCAAAGTCAAAGAGGTTCGTAAGATTTATTATCGCATGTTGGGCAAAGCGAAAAACAAATCGTCGCaacgaaaataa
- the LOC136194074 gene encoding diacylglycerol kinase beta-like isoform X1, whose translation MSEASAADPAPALAPDVYQQLREYMKFSQIRLKETFLRLASNAKTTPGVESDDFPRDLLATQELTFAQFCDFLQLYLNADVGLAMARSIFRSLERTQNRRRAVVADRLREKTTTQKSTETSETTPLPAASTTFDDFKKVLRAKTDVEKSKQKKRPSVVHAPLNRRASSSVGAMALAVGASAALPLMFDDKSTDNGCGGGSGDVVVDDGVQGTVSVQDVLCYLSLIEGGNPQEKLKVLFALYDIDDSGYLESDEFGCILDQMLSVASSLGWDTSELRPILEEMLLELDVDDDKRISKHEWMTGGLSTVPLLVLLGVETNVSEGQHKWRLKRFTSSVHCNFCRSRLLGKQGFCCKLCRIIVHERCVLQLSQGCISTHIKSRKTAQIMHHHWVEGNVTEKCSVCGKEVKSSHALTGLKCVWCHRVLHNGCEAKLPKECDCKQHRTHVISPTSIKPTQKQTPPSPGYDENAVSLSQPKHSNLYSDEGFELQVVGLPSGSQPLIVFVNPKSGGKQGTKILHKFQYLLNPRQIFDLSEGGPVPGLKFLGHVPGCRVVCCGGDGTVGWILSAIDQLELTPKPPVAILPLGTGNDLARCLKWGPGYEGESLDAILQNIARAELITLDRWSIAVATEPGSMEEGDRVPYSVINNYFSLGVDASIAHKFHVMREKHPEKFNSRMRNKLWYFGMASQEQFAATCKDIHKVVDVRCDDTPLLLDSHALEGLAFLNIPSIYGGTSLWGQQKKKRSERLRRRSAGDTLDSYEPQAMNDKLMEVVGIYGSAHMGKIKMGVTNSGLRLAQCSEIVIKTRKMLPMQIDGEPWMQPPCTITISHLNQAPMLAQRGPIKRAPSRMRSFFHLGKKN comes from the exons ATGTCCGAAGCGTCCGCTGCCGACCCCGCACCGGCTCTCGCGCCGGACGTTTACCAGCAATTGCGCGAATACATGAAAT TCTCGCAGATACGACTCAAAGAGACATTCCTACGACTCGCATcgaacgcgaagacgacgccgggCGTCGAATCGGACGACTTTCCGCGCGATCTCCTCGCAACGCAG GAGCTCACGTTCGCGCAGTTCTGCGACTTCCTCCAGCTCTATCTCAACGCGGACGTCGGTCTCGCAATGGCGCGAAGCATATTCCGTTCGTTGGAACGAACgcagaatcgtcgtcgcgccgtcgtagccgatcgccttcgcgaaaaaacgacgacgcaaaAATCGACCGAAACgtccgaaacgacgccgttgcccgccgcttcgacgacgtttgacgACTTCAAGAAGGTCCTTCGAGCCAAGACAGACGTCGAAAAGTCAAAGCAGAAGAAG aggCCTTCTGTGGTACACGCGCCGCTCAATCGACGcgcttcgtcgagcgtcggCGCTATGgcgctcgccgtcggcgcGTCCGCCGCTCTGCCGCTCATGTTCGACGACAAGTCGACGGATAATGGTTGCGGCGGTGGGagcggtgacgtcgtcgtcgacgacggggTCCAGGGGACCGTTTCCGTGCAGGACGTTCTTTGCTATTTGTCTCTCATCGAAGGGGGAAATCCgcaggagaaattgaaag TATTGTTTGCCTTGTATGACATTGATGATAGCGGATACTTGGAAAGCGAT GAATTTGGCTGCATTCTCGATCAAATGCTCAGCGTCGCCAGTTCCCTCGGATGGGACACCAGCGAACTCAGACCC ATACTGGAGGAGATGCTGCTGGAATTGGACGTTGATGACGACAAGAGAATATCGAAACACGAGTGGATGACGGGCGGTCTCTCGACCGTACCCCTACTCGTTCTATTAGGAGTCGAAACG AATGTGAGTGAGGGTCAGCACAAG TGGCGCCTCAAACGCTTCACGTCGTCTGTCCATTGCAACTTCTGTCGCAGTCGGCTTCTCGGAAAGCAAGGCTTCTGCTGCAAAC TGTGTCGAATTATTGTCCACGAACGATGCGTCTTGCAACTGTCGCAAGGCTGCATTTCCACTCACATCAAATCGCGAAAGACGGCCCAG ATCATGCATCATCACTGGGTCGAAGGCAACGTGACCGAAAAATGCTCCGTCTGCGGCAAAGAGGTAAAAAGCTCGCACGCGCTCACGGGACTCAAATGCGTCTGGTGCCACAGAGTG CTTCACAACGGCTGCGAGGCGAAATTGCCCAAAGAATGCGATTGCAAACAGCACCGGACGCACGTaatttcgccgacgtcaatcAAACCCACGCAG AAACAGACCCCGCCGTCGCCAGGATATGACGAGAACGCGGTTTCCTTATCGCAACCAAAGCATAGCAATCTCTATTCGGACGAGGGTTTCGAATTACAG GTTGTCGGCCTCCCCAGCGGTTCCCAACCGCTAATCGTATTCGTGAATCCGAAGAGCGGAGGGAAGCAGGGAACAAA AATCCTGCACAAATTTCAATACTTGCTCAATCCCCGACAGATCTTTGATCTCAGCGAAGGCGGTCCCGTGCCTGG TCTAAAGTTCCTCGGTCACGTGCCCGGCTGTCGCGTTGTCTGCTGCGGAGGAGACGGAACTGTCGGGTGGATCCTAAGTGCCATCGATCAGTTAGAGTTGACTCCGAAGCCACCTGTGGCTATTCTGCCCTTAG GCACGGGAAACGATTTAGCTCGTTGTCTAAAATGGGGACCTG GCTACGAGGGTGAAAGTTTGGACGCGATTCTGCAAAACATTGCACGTGCCGAATTAATCACACTTGACAG ATGGAGCATTGCCGTCGCGACGGAACCGGGATCGATGGAAGAAGGCGATCGCGTTCCGTACAGCGTTATAAACAATTATTTCTCCTTAGGCGTT GATGCGTCGATTGCGCACAAGTTCCACGTCATGCGCGAAAAGCATCCGGAGAAATTCAATAGCAG GATGCGGAATAAATTGTGGTACTTTGGCATGGCGTCTCAAGAGCAATTTGCGGCGACCTGCAAGGATATCCACAAAGTTGTTGATGTTAGG TGCGACGACACGCCTCTCCTGCTCGACTCTCACGCCCTCGAAGGCCTCGCTTTTCTCAATATCCCGAGCATATACGGAGGTACGTCGTTGTGGGgtcagcagaagaagaagcgatcCGAGcgccttcgccgtcgctcggCGGGCGACACGCTGGACAGCTATGAGCCTCAAG CCATGAATGATAAGCTAATGGAAGTGGTCGGCATCTACGGAAGTGCGCATATGGGGAAAATTAAGATGGGCGTGACCAATTCTGGGCTTCGGTTGGCTCAGTGTAGCGAAATTGTCATCAA AACAAGAAAAATGTTGCCTATGCAAATTGACGGCGAGCCGTGGATGCAGCCGCCTTGCAcg ATAACTATTAGCCATCTCAATCAAGCGCCGATGCTCGCTCAAAGAGGACCGATCAAGCGAGCGCCGAGTCGCATGAGATCTTTCTTTCATTTGGGAAAGAAGAACTAA
- the LOC136194078 gene encoding cyclin-dependent kinase 4-like, whose product MSRTRAPDSDRGLLPLAVLSPNAPNDDDYERLDEIGTGAYGTVYRARNRHSGRHVAMKELRLLSQEEGVPVTTVREVTLLKRLGNHPNVVELLSVILSEGPKEREYNIRLVFEHLDCDLARYMREKPFIPKERIRLMIGQLLRGLDFLHSHRVVHRDLKPQNVLVVEASGVVKIADFGLARLYHSENMRLTSVVVTLWYRAPEVMLSGSYDASVDMWSLGCIWAELLRRRTLFDGKTEGEQLSLIFRIIGTPSADEWPPDSPIPCASFESYPKLNLANLLGTEAAVAAVDILDRMLKFNPDHRITAQEALQLPYFAAEYSSWT is encoded by the exons ATGTCGCGCACGAGAGCCCCCGATAGCGATCGCGGCCTCCTGCCGCTCGCCGTTCTCTCGCCAAAcgcgccgaacgacgacgattacgaacgcctcgacgaaatcggcaCGGGCGCATACGGCACAGTGTATCGCGCGCGAAATCGACACAGCGGTCGACACGTGGCAATGAAGGAACTTCGCCTGCTGAGCCAAGAGGAGGGCGTACCCGTGACGACTGTGCGCGAAGTGACGCTTCTCAAACGACTAGGGAATCATCCGAACGTGGTCGA ACTTCTTAGTGTCATATTGAGCGAAGGGCCCAAGGAACGCGAGTACAACATCCGGCTCGTTTTCGAGCATCTCGACTGCGATTTGGCGCGATATATGCGAGAAAAGCCTTTCATACCGAAAGAGCGCATTAGA CTCATGATTGGTCAACTGCTTCGCGGTCTCGACTTTCTCCACTCGCATCGCGTCGTGCATCGCGATTTGAAGCCGCagaacgttctcgtcgtcgaggcgaGCGGCGTCGTTAAAATCGCCGATTTTGGATTGGCCCGCCTGTATCACTCAGAAAACATGCGACTAACATCCGTG GTAGTAACCCTATGGTACAGAGCCCCTGAAGTGATGCTAAGTGGCTCCTATGACGCTTCTGTTGACATGTGGAGTCTTGGATGTATATGGGCTGAGTTGCTACGGCGACG GACTCTTTTCGATGGGAAAACCGAAGGCGAGCAACTCTCACTAATATTCAG GATTATTGGTACACCGAGTGCGGACGAATGGCCACCTGACAGTCCTATACCATGCGCTAGTTTCGAATCGTATCCTAAGCTGAATCTAGCAAATCTTTTAGGCACGGAagctgccgtcgccgctgttGATATTTTAGAC AGAATGTTAAAATTTAATCCGGATCATAGGATAACGGCACAGGAAGCTCTCCAGCTGCCCTATTTTGCAGCCGAATATTCGTCGTGGACTTAA
- the LOC136194074 gene encoding diacylglycerol kinase beta-like isoform X2 translates to MSEASAADPAPALAPDVYQQLREYMKFSQIRLKETFLRLASNAKTTPGVESDDFPRDLLATQELTFAQFCDFLQLYLNADVGLAMARSIFRSLERTQNRRRAVVADRLREKTTTQKSTETSETTPLPAASTTFDDFKKVLRAKTDVEKSKQKKRPSVVHAPLNRRASSSVGAMALAVGASAALPLMFDDKSTDNGCGGGSGDVVVDDGVQGTVSVQDVLCYLSLIEGGNPQEKLKVLFALYDIDDSGYLESDEFGCILDQMLSVASSLGWDTSELRPILEEMLLELDVDDDKRISKHEWMTGGLSTVPLLVLLGVETNVSEGQHKWRLKRFTSSVHCNFCRSRLLGKQGFCCKLCRIIVHERCVLQLSQGCISTHIKSRKTAQIMHHHWVEGNVTEKCSVCGKEVKSSHALTGLKCVWCHRVLHNGCEAKLPKECDCKQHRTHVISPTSIKPTQKQTPPSPGYDENAVSLSQPKHSNLYSDEGFELQHASSHLLRRILHKFQYLLNPRQIFDLSEGGPVPGLKFLGHVPGCRVVCCGGDGTVGWILSAIDQLELTPKPPVAILPLGTGNDLARCLKWGPGYEGESLDAILQNIARAELITLDRWSIAVATEPGSMEEGDRVPYSVINNYFSLGVDASIAHKFHVMREKHPEKFNSRMRNKLWYFGMASQEQFAATCKDIHKVVDVRCDDTPLLLDSHALEGLAFLNIPSIYGGTSLWGQQKKKRSERLRRRSAGDTLDSYEPQAMNDKLMEVVGIYGSAHMGKIKMGVTNSGLRLAQCSEIVIKTRKMLPMQIDGEPWMQPPCTITISHLNQAPMLAQRGPIKRAPSRMRSFFHLGKKN, encoded by the exons ATGTCCGAAGCGTCCGCTGCCGACCCCGCACCGGCTCTCGCGCCGGACGTTTACCAGCAATTGCGCGAATACATGAAAT TCTCGCAGATACGACTCAAAGAGACATTCCTACGACTCGCATcgaacgcgaagacgacgccgggCGTCGAATCGGACGACTTTCCGCGCGATCTCCTCGCAACGCAG GAGCTCACGTTCGCGCAGTTCTGCGACTTCCTCCAGCTCTATCTCAACGCGGACGTCGGTCTCGCAATGGCGCGAAGCATATTCCGTTCGTTGGAACGAACgcagaatcgtcgtcgcgccgtcgtagccgatcgccttcgcgaaaaaacgacgacgcaaaAATCGACCGAAACgtccgaaacgacgccgttgcccgccgcttcgacgacgtttgacgACTTCAAGAAGGTCCTTCGAGCCAAGACAGACGTCGAAAAGTCAAAGCAGAAGAAG aggCCTTCTGTGGTACACGCGCCGCTCAATCGACGcgcttcgtcgagcgtcggCGCTATGgcgctcgccgtcggcgcGTCCGCCGCTCTGCCGCTCATGTTCGACGACAAGTCGACGGATAATGGTTGCGGCGGTGGGagcggtgacgtcgtcgtcgacgacggggTCCAGGGGACCGTTTCCGTGCAGGACGTTCTTTGCTATTTGTCTCTCATCGAAGGGGGAAATCCgcaggagaaattgaaag TATTGTTTGCCTTGTATGACATTGATGATAGCGGATACTTGGAAAGCGAT GAATTTGGCTGCATTCTCGATCAAATGCTCAGCGTCGCCAGTTCCCTCGGATGGGACACCAGCGAACTCAGACCC ATACTGGAGGAGATGCTGCTGGAATTGGACGTTGATGACGACAAGAGAATATCGAAACACGAGTGGATGACGGGCGGTCTCTCGACCGTACCCCTACTCGTTCTATTAGGAGTCGAAACG AATGTGAGTGAGGGTCAGCACAAG TGGCGCCTCAAACGCTTCACGTCGTCTGTCCATTGCAACTTCTGTCGCAGTCGGCTTCTCGGAAAGCAAGGCTTCTGCTGCAAAC TGTGTCGAATTATTGTCCACGAACGATGCGTCTTGCAACTGTCGCAAGGCTGCATTTCCACTCACATCAAATCGCGAAAGACGGCCCAG ATCATGCATCATCACTGGGTCGAAGGCAACGTGACCGAAAAATGCTCCGTCTGCGGCAAAGAGGTAAAAAGCTCGCACGCGCTCACGGGACTCAAATGCGTCTGGTGCCACAGAGTG CTTCACAACGGCTGCGAGGCGAAATTGCCCAAAGAATGCGATTGCAAACAGCACCGGACGCACGTaatttcgccgacgtcaatcAAACCCACGCAG AAACAGACCCCGCCGTCGCCAGGATATGACGAGAACGCGGTTTCCTTATCGCAACCAAAGCATAGCAATCTCTATTCGGACGAGGGTTTCGAATTACAG CACGCGTCATCTCACCTTCTGCGCAGAATCCTGCACAAATTTCAATACTTGCTCAATCCCCGACAGATCTTTGATCTCAGCGAAGGCGGTCCCGTGCCTGG TCTAAAGTTCCTCGGTCACGTGCCCGGCTGTCGCGTTGTCTGCTGCGGAGGAGACGGAACTGTCGGGTGGATCCTAAGTGCCATCGATCAGTTAGAGTTGACTCCGAAGCCACCTGTGGCTATTCTGCCCTTAG GCACGGGAAACGATTTAGCTCGTTGTCTAAAATGGGGACCTG GCTACGAGGGTGAAAGTTTGGACGCGATTCTGCAAAACATTGCACGTGCCGAATTAATCACACTTGACAG ATGGAGCATTGCCGTCGCGACGGAACCGGGATCGATGGAAGAAGGCGATCGCGTTCCGTACAGCGTTATAAACAATTATTTCTCCTTAGGCGTT GATGCGTCGATTGCGCACAAGTTCCACGTCATGCGCGAAAAGCATCCGGAGAAATTCAATAGCAG GATGCGGAATAAATTGTGGTACTTTGGCATGGCGTCTCAAGAGCAATTTGCGGCGACCTGCAAGGATATCCACAAAGTTGTTGATGTTAGG TGCGACGACACGCCTCTCCTGCTCGACTCTCACGCCCTCGAAGGCCTCGCTTTTCTCAATATCCCGAGCATATACGGAGGTACGTCGTTGTGGGgtcagcagaagaagaagcgatcCGAGcgccttcgccgtcgctcggCGGGCGACACGCTGGACAGCTATGAGCCTCAAG CCATGAATGATAAGCTAATGGAAGTGGTCGGCATCTACGGAAGTGCGCATATGGGGAAAATTAAGATGGGCGTGACCAATTCTGGGCTTCGGTTGGCTCAGTGTAGCGAAATTGTCATCAA AACAAGAAAAATGTTGCCTATGCAAATTGACGGCGAGCCGTGGATGCAGCCGCCTTGCAcg ATAACTATTAGCCATCTCAATCAAGCGCCGATGCTCGCTCAAAGAGGACCGATCAAGCGAGCGCCGAGTCGCATGAGATCTTTCTTTCATTTGGGAAAGAAGAACTAA
- the LOC136194076 gene encoding R3H domain-containing protein 2-like encodes MDTKYPEEGDRPYVKNLPPRLRALQQKKPQGKPEVPEAAQPPKFILARRPPSEPGEAADVIGIQREEETSEETCLQAEAKPDEELLLDVAEPMFNIQEFIVSRLELTKDRLFMLQLEKDFLEFLSDSKRDYMAFPSLSSYHRMLVHRVAAYFGLEHLMDSSSQTILVSKGPNTRMPKMRFSEMATVESSREETASPKMILRRKSSDQSLKEPSPPALAASTSEEKKKSKKLKTIEEREAEYNEARARIFNQAPSSDSSQRSSLEADDPATATRKQPEIDDADEYRRSPVPVATKDDPEYSRRLVNFKSTSLPPPPPPQTAPPPQRTTSPPQFYGQTPRIQSSYYSPPSLPSLASSFLPQGYVNRGPFSQPAPQQQQRYGYPSYPGPCGYQGISREPSPWLLQQQRQYEHLLHLQQQQQQQQYQLRLSRHPGPFKSPPPVFDIYDVSAGVSIETDVIPLVRQLGGDVRAVGSGLVAIFGDGAKARYAFEYCQKQPHGKFKLRTSSPDVLEAFSRMNIS; translated from the exons ATGGACACGAAATACCCAGAAGAAGGAGATCGCCCTTACGTAAAA AATTTACCGCCGAGGCTTAGAGCCttgcagcagaaaaaacCACAAGGCAAACCCGAAGTCCCAGAA GCTGCTCAGCCTCCAAAGTTTATTTTGGCGCGACGGCCACCAAGTGAACCAGGAGAAGCAGCGGATGTGATAGGAattcaaagagaagaggaaaCGAGCGAGGAGACCTGTCTCCAGGCCGAGGCTAAGCCAGACGAAG AACTACTTCTGGATGTGGCTGAGCCTATGTTCAATATACAGGAGTTTATTGTGAGCCGATTAGAGCTGACAAA GGATCGGCTTTTTATGTTGCAATTGGAAAAGGACTTCTTGGAATTCTTATCAGATTCCAA gCGTGACTATATGGCATTTCCTTCTCTGTCTTCTTACCATCGAATGCTTGTTcatcgcgtcgccgcctaTTTTGGACTCGAACATCTCATGGATTCGAGTTCGCAGACGATTTTAGTGTCAAAGGGTCCCAATACGCGAAT gccTAAAATGAGATTTTCTGAAATGGCGACAGTGGAAAGTTCGCGCGAGGAGACGGCGTCTCCAAAGATGAtccttcgacgaaaatcgtcagATCAATCACTAAAG GAACCCAGTCCTCCAGCTCTAGCAGCATCAACgtcagaagagaagaaaaagtcgaagaaaCTAAAGACAATAGAGGAACGAGAAGCGGAGTACAACGAAGCCAGAGCAAGAATATTTAACCag GCTCCGTCCAGCGATAGCAGTCAACGTTCTTCCCTCGAAGCCGACGATCCGGCGACGGCAACTCGAAAGCAAccggaaatcgacgacgcagaCGAATATCGTCGAAGTCCCGTACCCGtggcgacgaaagacgatcCCGAGTAcagtcgacgtctcgtcaaTTTtaaatcgacgtcacttccgccgccgccgccgccgcaaacGGCACCACCGCCTCAacgtacgacgtcgccgcctcaATTCTACGGTCAAACGCCTCGTATTCAGTCGTCCTACtattcgccgccgtcactgCCGTCGCTCGCGTCTTCGTTTCTACCTCAGGGTTATGTGAATCGGGGTCCTTTCAGTCAGCCGGCgccgcagcagcaacaaAGATACGGCTATCCTTCATATCCGGGACCCTGTGGTTACCAAGGCATCAGCCGGGAACCGTCGCCGTGGCttctgcagcagcagagaCAATACGAGCATCTTCTTCACTtacaacagcagcagcagcagcaacagtaTCAATTGCGATTATCTCGTCATCCTGGACCCTTCAAAAGTCCGCCTCCCGTCTTTGATATATATGACGTAAGCGCTGGCGTGAGCATCGAGACCGACGTCATTCCTCTCGTGCGTCAGCTGggcggtgacgtcagagcggTGGGAAGCGGACTCGTGGCCATTTTTGGCGACGGCGCCAAGGCGCGGTACGCCTTCGAATACTGTCAAAAGCAGCCTCACGGGAAATTCAAAttgcgaacgtcgtcgccggacgTTTTGGAGGCTTTTTCGCGAATGAACATTTCATGA